A genomic segment from Nicotiana sylvestris chromosome 1, ASM39365v2, whole genome shotgun sequence encodes:
- the LOC104231435 gene encoding TMV resistance protein N-like: MATELKSQVFLSFKAKDTGNNFADHLYEALVGAGFVTLRSCGDENEGGEDIKLNLQKDIKESGVSVIVFSNDYVCSSWCLDELVMILDCKRIARRAVLPIFYHVDPSDVRKQMGKIGEAFDRHENLGGNQSGNERVRKWREALKEVADLGGMVLQNQADGHESKFIQKILKVVENKLSRPVLYICPHLIGIERRVEKINTWLEDGSTEVDTLVICGIGGIGKTTMAKYVYNLNFSKFDGSSFLSNIRENSTHRKGLVTLQRQFLSDICKRKKKAMFSVDEGMTEMREAVRCKRILLVLDDVDNRDQLDVLLGMKDWFYPGSKVIVTTRNKRLLRPFDVHKIYEFEALNRDESVELLSWHAFGQDCPIKGFEMCSEQVAIHCGGLPLALEVLGATLAGRNIDIWKSTIQKLETIPNHQILRKLTISYESLEDDHDKNLFLHLACFFIGKDRDLAVAILNRCNFYTVIGIENLIDRNFIKVGKSNMLIMHQMIRDMGRDIVRQESPVDPGKRSRLWRSKDSFNVLIQNRATQTIQGIILDMDMLKESDIVSSSFSANDFRKHKTKNFLNYSNPQRVQFKQKRFGFFPWHLSDTKEATNELVLETDVFANMQKLRLLQFDHVELQGSFDVFPKRLRWLRWSELQLECMPIDFPLESLVVIELHRSSLRKIWHGVKFLKYLKIFDLSHSHELLRTPDFSGLPNLEKLILRYCTSLIELHDTIGCLESLILLNLKNCKNLQKLPDSICMLKCLVTLNISGCSNLEYVPMNLDKMDSLRELYADEIAVHQMISTPEEVQQWYGFLWSWMLKGKICPKVSHISLPNSLVTLSLANCNLSDDTFPVAFSSLSLLQNLDLSENPICSLPKGIIYLTGLQKLEVEGCEKLRSLIGLPNVEHLNVTNCWLLEKISYKSRSSRLKDLLVSNCAKLVEIDGNFKLEPLRNTEALCKLGLSNLAPMDNVMINLTSNILSYYRIHGKGWTPTRKTKKVVLQVLYQPGVFSTFLPGEHVPSWFSSKYTKESRTSLRVPTCNSRIEGLSFCIVYKRSAFGLSAHRPPRLAPPSRIAPLAMRKAQRGPIRYRPVENKPYESTFDCPCITVNNLTRSLKWSYQPLFYGVPEGKEGMMWLSHWKLENQLSSDDILEITVTSGDGITTVEFGLKIMHVEGPKLQIVEPSCEDARAEKDIVNPFWDVVLEDASSKNTCSIRLPPTYRPLCVAREPFLEKALKRNMSEYN, from the exons ATGGCCACTGAACTGAAGTCTCAAGTGTTCTTGAGTTTCAAAGCGAAAGACACCGGCAATAATTTTGCAGATCATCTCTATGAAGCTCTGGTGGGAGCAGGTTTTGTAACATTAAGAAGCTGTGGTGATGAAAATGAAGGAGGTGAAGATATCAAGTTAAATTTGCAAAAGGATATTAAAGAGTCAGGGGTTTCAGTTATTGTCTTCTCAAATGATTATGTGTGTTCAAGTTGGTGTCTTGATGAGTTGGTAATGATCTTGGATTGTAAAAGGATAGCAAGACGTGCAGTTCTGCCCATATTTTACCACGTGGATCCTTCTGATGTTAGGAAACAGATGGGGAAAATTGGAGAAGCATTTGATAGGCATGAAAATCTGGGAGGGAATCAAAGTGGAAATGAGAGGGTCAGAAAATGGAGGGAAGCACTCAAAGAAGTTGCAGACTTGGGTGGAATGGTCTTACAAAACCAAGCTGATGG ACACGAGTCCAAATTCATCCAGAAGATTCTTAAAGTGGTTGAGAATAAACTGAGCAGGCCAGTCCTGTATATTTGCCCTCATCTGATTGGAATAGAACGGCGTGTTGAAAAGATTAACACATGGCTAGAGGATGGATCTACTGAGGTTGACACTCTTGTTATTTGTGGTATCGGTGGAATAGGCAAGACAACAATGGCAAagtatgtgtataatttaaactTCAGTAAGTTTGATGGTAGCAGCTTTTTGTCCAACATTAGAGAAAATTCAACACACCGTAAAGGTTTAGTTACTCTTCAAAGGCAATTTCTTTCTGATATctgcaaaagaaagaagaaagctATGTTTTCTGTGGATGAGGGAATGACTGAGATGAGAGAGGCTGTCCGGTGTAAAAGAATCCTTCTTGTTCTTGATGATGTAGATAACCGTGATCAATTAGATGTTCTACTGGGAATGAAGGACTGGTTCTACCCTGGAAGTAAAGTCATTGTGACAACTAGGAACAAGAGATTGCTTAGGCCTTTTGATGTGCATAAGATTTATGAGTTTGAAGCTTTGAACAGAGATGAATCGGTTGAGCTCTTAAGTTGGCATGCATTTGGTCAAGATTGTCCTATTAAAGGTTTTGAAATGTGTTCAGAACAAGTAGCAATCCATTGTGGAGGACTTCCATTAGCACTTGAAGTTCTTGGTGCTACTTTGGCAGGAAGAAACATAGACATTTGGAAAAGTACAATACAGAAATTGGAAACAATTCCGAATCATCAAATTCTCAGGAAATTAACAATAAGTTACGAATCTCTTGAGGATGATCATGATAAGAATTTATTTCTCCACCTAGCTTGCTTTTTCATTGGGAAGGACAGAGATCTAGCAGTAGCTATTCTCAATAGGTGCAACTTTTACACTGTAATTGGAATTGAGAATCTCATTGACAGAAATTTTATAAAAGTTGGTAAGTCTAACATGTTGATTATGCATCAAATGATTCGAGATATGGGAAGAGACATTGTTCGCCAAGAATCACCAGTGGATCCTGGGAAACGCTCTAGACTATGGCGTTCAAAGGATTCCTTTAATGTGTTAATCCAGAACCGT GCCACTCAAACAATTCAAGGCATTATCCTTGACATGGATATGCTCAAGGAAAGTGACATAGTTAGCTCAAGCTTTTCCGCCAATGATTTCAggaaacacaaaacaaaaaacttTCTCAACTATTCTAATCCTCAGAGAGTTCAATTCAAACAGAAAAGGTTTGGTTTTTTTCCATGGCATTTGTCAGACACCAAAGAAGCCACAAATGAGCTGGTTCTAGAAACTGATGTATTTGCAAATATGCAAAAGTTAAGACTGCTTCAATTCGATCACGTTGAGCTTCAAGGATCTTTTGATGTTTTTCCTAAGAGATTAAGATGGTTGCGCTGGTCTGAGCTGCAACTTGAATGCATGCCAATTGATTTTCCTCTGGAGAGTCTTGTAGTGATTGAATTACACCGCAGCAGCTTGAGGAAGATTTGGCATGGAGTCAAG TTCCTTAAATATCTGAAGATTTTCGATCTCAGCCATTCCCACGAGCTTCTAAGAACACCTGATTTTTCAGGACTCCCCAATCTTGAAAAGTTGATCCTTCGATATTGTACAAGCTTGATTGAGCTTCATGACACCATCGGATGTCTAGAATCACTTATTCTTTTGAATCTCAAAAATTGCAAAAATCTGCAGAAACTTCCAGATAGCATTTGCATGCTAAAATGTCTGGTGACACTAAATATCTCTGGTTGCTCGAATCTTGAGTATGTGCCGATGAATCTAGATAAAATGGATTCTCTGAGAGAGCTTTATGCTGATGAAATTGCAGTTCACCAAATGATTTCTACTCCAGAAGAGGTCCAACAGTGGTATGGATTTCTGTGGTCCTGGATGCTGAAAGGGAAAATTTGTCCTAAAGTTTCACATATTAGTTTACCTAATTCCTTGGTTACTCTGAGTCTTGCTAACTGTAATCTATCCGATGATACTTTTCCAGTTGCTTTCAGTAGCCTCTCCTTATTGCAAAACTTAGATTTGAGCGAAAATCCAATTTGCAGTCTACCAAAGGGCATAATTTATCTCACCGGACTTCAGAAGCTAGAAGTGGAAGGCTGTGAAAAGCTCAGATCGCTCATAGGGCTTCCCAATGTAGAACATCTCAATGTTACTAATTGCTGGTTGTTAGAGAAAATATCATATAAATCAAGATCATCTAGACTGAAGGATTTGCTTGTGTCAAATTGTGCTAAATTAGTTGAAATAGATGGAAATTTCAAGTTAGAACCCTTAAGAAATACTGAGGCCCTTTGCAAGTTGGGCTTATCGAACTTGGCTCCTATGGATAATGTCATGATCAACCTTACATCTAATATCCTGAGTTACTACCGAATACATGGTAAAGGATGGACTCCAACAAGGAAGACAAAGAAAGTTGTTCTTCAG GTACTATACCAACCAGGTGTCTTTAGCACTTTTCTGCCAGGTGAACATGTACCTTCTTGGTTCAGctcaaaatatacaaaagaatcacgTACATCTCTCAGAGTGCCTACTTGTAATTCCAGAATTGAAGGCTTGAGTTTTTGCATTGTGTACAAGCGTTCTGCATTTGGTCTAAGTGCTCACCGTCCCCCACGCTTGGCTCCGCCTTCAAGAATAGCTCCTCTTGCTATGCGCAAAGCTCAAAGAGGACCCATTCGGTATCGGCCAGTGGAAAATAAACCATATGAATCAACTTTTGACTGCCCGTGCATTACAGTTAATAACTTAACTCGGAGTTTGAAATGGTCTTACCAGCCCTTGTTCTATGGAGTTCCGGAAGGGAAAGAAGGAATGATGTGGTTAAGCCATTGGAAACTTGAGAATCAGTTGAGCAGTGATGATATTCTGGAGATCACAGTTACCTCAGGAGATGGAATCACAACTGTAGAGTTTGGGCTCAAAATTATGCATGTTGAAGGGCCAAAACTGCAAATAGTAGAACCAAGTTGTGAAGATGCAAGGGCTGAGAAAGACATTGTCAATCCATTTTGGGATGTTGTTTTGGAAGATGCTAGTTCAAAGAATACTTGTTCTATTCGGCTTCCTCCTACTTATCGTCCCCTATGTGTTGCTCGTGAGCCATTTCTGGAGAAGGCGCTCAAAAGAAATATGTCAGAATATAACTAA
- the LOC104231436 gene encoding nucleolar protein 56-like yields the protein MALYLLYESASGYALFLAHGIDEIGQNTEAVRNSITDLNRFGKVVKIEAFNPFESALDALNQCNAVSEGQMTEELRNFLERSLPKVKEGKKAKFSLGLAEPKLGSHIHEVTKIPCQSNEFILELLRGVRLHFEKFIENLKPGDLEKAQLGLSHSYSRAKVKFNVNRVDNMVTQAIVLLDTLDKDINTFAMRVREWYSWHFPELVKIVNDNYLYAKVAKFVDDKSQLSEDKIPDLTEIVGDEDKAKEIVEAAKASMGQDLSPVDLINVKMFAQRVMDLVEYRKNLYDYLVAKMHDIAPNLAALIGEVVGARLISHAGSLTNLAKCPSSTLQILGAEKALFRALKTKGNTPKYGLIFHSSFIGRASARNKGRMARYLANKCSIASRLDCFLDTSTTTFGEKLREQVEERLDFYDKGVAPRKNIDVMKSAIETVKGKDTEMDVDEPSAKKSKKKKSKVEVVEYAQPMIEDKPLVTNDDAFEEPKSEKKKKKEKRKTEQEPEHEEDQTNGAPEDGTAKKKKKKSKEENGEELQAASEIKKKKKKSKVQDDE from the exons ATGGCGCTGTATCTACTGTACGAGTCGGCGTCTGGGTACGCGTTGTTCTTGGCTCATGgaattgatgaaatagggcaGAACACGGAGGCGGTTCGCAATTCCATCACTGATCTCAATCGGTTCGGCAAGGTCGTAAAGATTGAAGCTTTTAACCCTTTTGAGTCAGCCCTTGACGCCCTCAATCAATGCAATGCTGTTTCTGAAG GGCAAATGACCGAGGAGCTAAGGAACTTCTTGGAGCGAAGTCTCCCAAAAGTCAAGGAGGGTAAGAAGgctaagttcagtttaggattggCAGAGCCTAAGCTTGGTTCTCATATCCATGAAGTAACTAAGATTCCCTGCCAAAGTAACGAGTTTATTCTTGAGCTTCTGCGTGGAGTACGCTTGCATTTTGAGAAGTTCATTGAAAACCTAAAG CCTGGAGATCTGGAGAAAGCCCAACTTGGTCTGAGTCACAGTTACAGCAGAGCAAAGGTCAAGTTCAATGTTAATCGTGTTGACAATATGGTTACTCAGGCAATTGTCCTACTTGATACTCTTGATAAAGATATTAATACCTTTGCCATGAGAGTCAG AGAATGGTACTCTTGGCATTTCCCAGAGTTGGTGAAGATTGTCAATGACAATTATCTATATGCCAAAGTAGCAAAATTTGTTGATGACAAATCCCAATTATCCGAAGACAAAATTCCAGACTTAACAGAAATAGTTGGAGATGAAGATAAAGCAAAAGAAATTGTAGAAGCTGCAAAAGCATCCATGG GCCAGGATTTGTCGCCAGTTGACTTGATTAATGTCAAGATGTTTGCACAGAGGGTAATGGACCTTGTCGAATACAGGAAGAATCTTTATGATTATCTTGTTGCTAAAATGCATGACATAGCACCGAATTTGGCTGCTCTGATTGGTGAAGTTGTTGGTGCTCGTTTAATTTCTCATGCTGGTAGTCTCACAAATTTGGCAAAGTGCCCTTCTTCTACCCTTCAGATCCTTGGTGCTGAGAAGGCACTCTTTAG GGCCTTGAAAACCAAAGGAAATACACCAAAATATGGACTCATATTCCATTCTTCCTTCATCGGCCGTGCATCTGCTCGTAACAAAGGTCGAATGGCTCGTTATCTTGCAAACAAATGTTCGATTGCTTCTCGCCTAGACTGTTTCTTAG ATACGAGTACTACTACTTTTGGGGAGAAACTCCGTGAACAAGTTGAGGAGCGTCTAGACTTTTATGACAAGGGGGTTGCACCACGGAAAAACATAGATGTGATGAAATCTGCTATTGAAACAGTCAAAGGCAAAG ATACAGAAATGGATGTTGATGAGCCTTCAGCaaagaaaagcaagaaaaagaAATCCAAAGTTGAGGTGGTGGAATATGCTCAACCCATGATTGAGGATAAGCCACTTGTCACAAATGATGATGCCTTTGAAGAACCGAAGtctgaaaagaagaagaagaaggagaagcgGAAAACAGAACAGGAGCCAGAGCACGAAGAGGATCAGACCAATGGTGCGCCTGAGGATGGAacagcaaagaaaaagaaaaagaagagtaaGGAGGAAAATGGAGAGGAACTCCAAGCTGCAAGCGaaattaaaaagaagaaaaagaagtccAAAGTCCAAGATGATGAATAA